The Geotrypetes seraphini chromosome 6, aGeoSer1.1, whole genome shotgun sequence genome includes a window with the following:
- the PURB gene encoding transcriptional activator protein Pur-beta: MADGDSGSERGGSSGGGGGGSGGFQHLSREQETQELASKRLDIQNKRFYLDVKQNAKGRFIKIAEVGAGGSKSRLTLSMAVAAEFRDYLGDFIEHYAQLGPSSPEQIAQSSGEDGAGPPGPRRALKSEFLVRENRKYYLDLKENQRGRFLRIRQTINRGPGFSGGTGGGGPGLQSGQTIALPAQGLIEFRDALAKLIDDYGGDDDELGGGGGGGPGGGLYGELPEGTSITVDSKRFFFDVGCNKYGVFLRVSEVKPSYRNSITVPLKAWGKFGGAFCRYADEMKEIQERQRDKLYERRGPGGGGGGGSGGGDESETEDVDDD; the protein is encoded by the coding sequence ATGGCGGACGGAGACAGTGGGAGCGAGCGAGGGGGCAGCAGCGGAGGGGGCGGTGGTGGCAGTGGCGGCTTCCAGCACCTGTCTCGGGAGCAAGAGACGCAGGAGCTGGCCTCCAAGCGGTTGGACATTCAGAACAAGCGCTTCTATTTGGACGTGAAGCAGAACGCCAAAGGCCGCTTCATAAAGATTGCTGAGGTGGGCGCCGGAGGCTCTAAGAGCCGGCTCACCCTTTCCATGGCCGTGGCGGCCGAGTTCCGTGACTATCTTGGAGACTTCATCGAGCATTACGCGCAACTGGGGCCCAGCAGCCCAGAGCAGATCGCGCAATCGTCGGGTGAAGATGGGGCAGGCCCGCCCGGGCCCCGCCGAGCCCTGAAGAGTGAGTTCTTGGTGCGCGAGAACCGCAAGTACTATCTGGACTTGAAGGAGAATCAGCGTGGCCGTTTCTTACGCATCCGCCAGACAATCAACCGGGGGCCAGGCTTCAGTGGCGGCACGGGCGGCGGTGGGCCCGGTTTGCAGAGCGGCCAGACCATTGCCCTGCCCGCGCAGGGCCTCATCGAGTTCCGCGATGCCCTGGCTAAACTCATCGACGACTATGGTGGCGACGACGACGAGctcggtggtggtggtggcgggggCCCCGGCGGGGGCCTGTACGGCGAGCTGCCCGAAGGCACGTCTATCACTGTGGATTCCAAGCGCTTCTTCTTCGATGTAGGTTGCAACAAGTATGGTGTGTTCTTGCGGGTGAGTGAGGTGAAGCCCAGCTACCGTAATTCCATCACCGTACCTCTCAAGGCCTGGGGCAAGTTCGGTGGCGCCTTTTGCCGCTACGCTGACGAGATGAAGGAGATCCAGGAGCGCCAACGGGACAAGCTGTATGAGCGCCGCGGACCCGGCGGCGGCGGGGGAGGCGGCAGCGGGGGTGGTGACGAGTCGGAGACGGAGGACGTGGACGACGACTGA